The Ichthyobacterium seriolicida sequence CTTATTCAATCTAATGCCAAAGCCCAAAACTCTACTAGGCAAGTTTATCATTTGGAGGATAAGGAATATTCCTCATACTCAGTTTTTATTTATACTGTGTATAATTACAGGTTTTATATCAGGTATGTCTGCCGTAGTGCTAAAAAACGCTACGCATCTCATACAGAGTTTGTTGCATAAAGATTTTATTGGAACTTTTTATACTTATGGTTATATCTTTTTCCCTTTTATAGGTATTTCCATAGCGGTTATAATATCTAAGTATATCATAGCAAAACCTATAGGGCATGGAATACCATCGACCCTATATGCAATTTCCAAGCAAGGGGGATTGTTAAAATCTCATCAGATGTACGCCTCTATTCTAACAGCTCCTTTTACTGTTGGTTTTGGAGGCTCAGTAGGATTAGAAGGGCCAACAGTAGCTACTGGATCGGCTTTAGGATCTAATATTTCACGTGTCTTTCGCATGAATTATAAAAATAGGATATTATTGATAGGATGTGCTGCTACTGGCGCCATGTCAGTTATTTTTAATGCTCCTATCGCTGCTATTATCTTCTCTATAGAGGTATTTAGTTTAGATCTCACATTAACTTCTTTACTTCCATTGTTATTCGCTTCTATATCAGCTAGGTTGACCTCTTATTTTTTTATGGGAAATGACGTTTTATTACATTTTTCCCAGACCGAAGTATTTGATATTAGAGATACTATGTTTTATGTTTTATTAGGTGTGGTGTCGAGTATTACATCTATATATTTCAATAAGATGTATATGTTTATAGCCTCTCTCTTTGATAAATTACAGAGTTCTTTTAAGAAACTCATCATAGGAGGTGTTTTAATAGGCATTATAGTATTTTTCATCCCTCCTCTTTTTGGAGAGGGATTCGACGTTATAAATAATCTGTTGGCCGGTTCGACTCCTAAATCGATGTTCGATCCTTATTTCGCTGAATTTACAGATAACCAATGGGTAGTCATTTTATTGTTATTAGGCTTGGTAGTATTTAAGATAATAGCCACTTCTATCACTTTTGGCGCTGGCGGCATAGGTGGAATATTTACCCCTACTCTATTTATGGGCAGCGCTATGGGAAATGTCTTTTCTAAGATAGTCAACGCTTTTGGTTTTTACAGTATTTCAGAGGTTAATTTTACTCTGGTGGGTATGGCAGGACTTATGTCGGGTGTGTTATACGCTCCTCTTACGGCCATATTTTTAATAGCAGAAATCACTAGGGGATACAGTCTATTTTTACCTCTCATGATTACCTCTTCTATTTCTTACAGCATAACAAAGTATTTCATACACAGGTCTGTATACACTTCTGAATTAGATAAAAAAGGAGAGCTTTTAACTCACAACAAGGATAGAGCAATTTTAAATATGTTGAATATAAAAAGTCTTTTAGAGACTAATTTTATAACTATCAGTTCTAAGATGTCTATAAGTGAAATACTACATTCTGCGGTTGCAAAATCAAAGCGAAATATTTTTCCAGTAGTAGATTCTAAAGGATATTTCGAAGGTATAGTTAGTTTGAATGATATAAGACATATCATGTTCGAAACTAGTATATGTGAAGTGTCCTTGATTAAGGATGTCATGCAGATGCCTGAAACTATCATAGATATAAAAACAGATAGCATTGAAAATGTGATGAAGAAATTTCAAGATACAGCTGCCTGGAATTTGCCCGTTACAGATGATGATAAGTACGTAGGTTTTATATCAAAATCTAAGTTGCTTGGGGCATATCGCAGAAAGTTAATAATGTTTTCTTCTGATGATTAGAAAAAGACTAGTTGTGTACTAAGAAGATGTTTTTTTATGGTATTTCTTTAGTGTTTTTTTTAGAGAGACGGTTGGTTTAAAAAAAAGGTTATTTCTACAGTTAAATAGAATTTAAGTATGTGTGGATTATTTGGTTATGTCGGCGATAGGAATATTAAGAGTGTTTTGTTAAAAGGACTAAAAAGGTTAGAATATAGGGGATACGACAGTACGGGAATAGGTTTATTAGAAGATGAAAAACTCAAAGTATTCAAAAGAGAAGGAAAGTTAGACGAGTTGATAACTCTTTTAAATGGAAAGGAATTTTCTAGTTCTATAGGAATAGGTCATACTCGATGGGCCACACATGGAGAGCCTAATGATTCAAATTCTCATCCTCAGTTTTCTAATTCTAAAAAGTTGGCCATTGTACACAATGGCATAATAGAGAATTATTCTTCTCTCAAGAAAGAATTACTTTCTAAAGGTTATGTCTTTCAAAGTCAAACAGATACAGAAGTTCTGATAAATTTTATAGAGAACATACAAATCAACGACAAATGTGATTTAAGTACAGCTATTCGTTTGGCTCTAAAGAGGATAGTGGGGGCTTATTCTATAGTTATTCTATCTGAAGATGAGCCAGGCACTTTATTTGCCGTACGCAGAGGTTCTCCATTGATAATAGGGGTAGGAAGGAACGAACACTTTTTGACTTCAGATGCTTCATCCATAGCTGAGTATACCAACAAGGCTATATATATGGATGATTTTCAAAT is a genomic window containing:
- a CDS encoding chloride channel protein, producing the protein MPKPKTLLGKFIIWRIRNIPHTQFLFILCIITGFISGMSAVVLKNATHLIQSLLHKDFIGTFYTYGYIFFPFIGISIAVIISKYIIAKPIGHGIPSTLYAISKQGGLLKSHQMYASILTAPFTVGFGGSVGLEGPTVATGSALGSNISRVFRMNYKNRILLIGCAATGAMSVIFNAPIAAIIFSIEVFSLDLTLTSLLPLLFASISARLTSYFFMGNDVLLHFSQTEVFDIRDTMFYVLLGVVSSITSIYFNKMYMFIASLFDKLQSSFKKLIIGGVLIGIIVFFIPPLFGEGFDVINNLLAGSTPKSMFDPYFAEFTDNQWVVILLLLGLVVFKIIATSITFGAGGIGGIFTPTLFMGSAMGNVFSKIVNAFGFYSISEVNFTLVGMAGLMSGVLYAPLTAIFLIAEITRGYSLFLPLMITSSISYSITKYFIHRSVYTSELDKKGELLTHNKDRAILNMLNIKSLLETNFITISSKMSISEILHSAVAKSKRNIFPVVDSKGYFEGIVSLNDIRHIMFETSICEVSLIKDVMQMPETIIDIKTDSIENVMKKFQDTAAWNLPVTDDDKYVGFISKSKLLGAYRRKLIMFSSDD